From a single Ammospiza nelsoni isolate bAmmNel1 chromosome 11, bAmmNel1.pri, whole genome shotgun sequence genomic region:
- the LOC132078221 gene encoding uncharacterized protein LOC132078221: protein MYFLQLESWLGLNVFLFLFCPGLPNLYFLTIWRSQCYTFFQAGDREQQRGRPGTENRALFCAPVSSGNTFWPPQTCALPTGGRTLLSLRRAKPPRLPSGQAAPTRRRARPGPIGHERGSAVSAGRAQAGRRSPAVRCGTSGRAVPASARTASLLPAADSSLGPRPEPCCTNHHTDTKQKIRPCPDHLEPRTRFPQAAICVPSVLTTEASWGLSQLLGTNHFSSHRNGIGTMPQPAPLCHRLLNLQQSSSSPSGHV, encoded by the exons ATGTATTTTTTACAGCTGGAATCTTGGCTTGGATTAAACgtcttccttttcctgttttgtcCAGGGCTCCcaaatctgtattttctcaCTATCTGGCGCTCTCAGTGCTACACATTCTTCCAAGCTGGAGATCGGGAGCAGCAGCGAGGGAGGCCGGGAACAGAGAACCGAGCACTTTTTTGTGCGCCCGTGTCCAGCGGTAACACATTTTGGCCACCCCAGACCTGCGCCCTTCCAACCGGCGGGCGCACTCTGCTGTCTCTCCGGAGAGCGAAGCCGCCACGCCTGCCGTCCGGCCAGGCAGCACCCACCCGACGCCGAGCGCGGCCAGGGCCGATAGGACACGAGCGCGGCTCAGCCGTGAGCGCGGGGCGGGCGCAGGCCGGGCGCCGGAGCCCCGCCGTACGCTGCGGTACTTCCGGCCGAGCCGTACCCGCTTCCGCCCGCACTGCCTCTCTTCTCCCAGCTGCGGACAGCTCGCTTGGGCCCCGACCAG agccctgttgtactaatcatcatacagatacaaaacaaaaaatcagaccctgtcccgaccacttagagcccagaacacgatttcctcaggctgccatttgtgtgccatcggtactcaccacgGAAGCGAGCTGGGGATTGTCGCAGCTGTTGGGAACAAACCACTTctcgtcacacagaaatggaattgggacAATGCCTCaaccagcccctctctgccatcgtctcctgaatctgcagcagagcagttccagtccatCCGGGCACGTGTAA